One segment of Apus apus isolate bApuApu2 chromosome 1, bApuApu2.pri.cur, whole genome shotgun sequence DNA contains the following:
- the APOO gene encoding MICOS complex subunit MIC26 isoform X2 encodes MLKVIRLGATPVSLSLLSVQVYASSEKETSKKDLLKVEELSLYSSPAQETKYVESPKTELEEGVSHLRHVMEPYTAWCQDLYAKAMPKLEKAVEHGREGYEFLQNPPAGFYPRLGVIGFAGIVGLFLARGSKIKKLVYPAGLMGIGASMYYPQQVVAIAQVAGTHLYDWSLQGYIAVESLWKDNPKKKKSGKKSDKGDADGGSPLEIHAASNGEQTQK; translated from the exons ATGTTGAAG GTAATTCGGCTGGGGGCCACCCCTGTTAGCCTGAGCTTGCTCTCTGTCCAGGTTTATGCTTCTTCGGAGAAGGAGACTTCCAAAAAGGACTTGCTGAAAGTTGAGGAG CTGTCACTCTactcctctccagctcaggagaCTAAATATGTGGAGAGTCCAAAAACCGAATTGGAAGAGGGGGTTTCGCATTTACGGCATGTTATGGAGCCATATACAGCCTGGTGTCAG gatctTTATGCCAAAGCTATGCCCAAATTAGAAAAAGCCGTTGAGCATGGTAGAG aGGGCTATGAATTTCTCCAAAACCCCCCTGCTGGATTTTATCCAAGGCTTGGTGTAATAGGTTTTGCTGGAATTGTTGGATTGTTTCTTGCTAGAG GctcaaaaataaagaagttagTGTATCCTGCAGGTCTCATGGGTATCGGTGCCTCCATGTATTACCCTCAGCAAGTGGTTGCTATTGCACAG gtTGCTGGTACACATCTGTATGACTGGAGTCTTCAAGGATATATTGCTGTAGAATCTCTTTGGAAGGATAATCCTAAGAAGAAgaaatctgggaaaaaaagtgataaG GGTGATGCAGATGGTGGTAGCCCACTGGAAATCCATGCTGCTTCAAATGGAGAGCAAACCCAGAAGTAA
- the APOO gene encoding MICOS complex subunit MIC26 isoform X1 produces MRKYTLQLLMVIRLGATPVSLSLLSVQVYASSEKETSKKDLLKVEELSLYSSPAQETKYVESPKTELEEGVSHLRHVMEPYTAWCQDLYAKAMPKLEKAVEHGREGYEFLQNPPAGFYPRLGVIGFAGIVGLFLARGSKIKKLVYPAGLMGIGASMYYPQQVVAIAQVAGTHLYDWSLQGYIAVESLWKDNPKKKKSGKKSDKGDADGGSPLEIHAASNGEQTQK; encoded by the exons atgagGAAATATACTCTACAGTTGTTAATG GTAATTCGGCTGGGGGCCACCCCTGTTAGCCTGAGCTTGCTCTCTGTCCAGGTTTATGCTTCTTCGGAGAAGGAGACTTCCAAAAAGGACTTGCTGAAAGTTGAGGAG CTGTCACTCTactcctctccagctcaggagaCTAAATATGTGGAGAGTCCAAAAACCGAATTGGAAGAGGGGGTTTCGCATTTACGGCATGTTATGGAGCCATATACAGCCTGGTGTCAG gatctTTATGCCAAAGCTATGCCCAAATTAGAAAAAGCCGTTGAGCATGGTAGAG aGGGCTATGAATTTCTCCAAAACCCCCCTGCTGGATTTTATCCAAGGCTTGGTGTAATAGGTTTTGCTGGAATTGTTGGATTGTTTCTTGCTAGAG GctcaaaaataaagaagttagTGTATCCTGCAGGTCTCATGGGTATCGGTGCCTCCATGTATTACCCTCAGCAAGTGGTTGCTATTGCACAG gtTGCTGGTACACATCTGTATGACTGGAGTCTTCAAGGATATATTGCTGTAGAATCTCTTTGGAAGGATAATCCTAAGAAGAAgaaatctgggaaaaaaagtgataaG GGTGATGCAGATGGTGGTAGCCCACTGGAAATCCATGCTGCTTCAAATGGAGAGCAAACCCAGAAGTAA